One genomic window of Etheostoma spectabile isolate EspeVRDwgs_2016 chromosome 7, UIUC_Espe_1.0, whole genome shotgun sequence includes the following:
- the LOC116693037 gene encoding uncharacterized transmembrane protein DDB_G0289901-like, with protein MPTGGFQSEMGCQLNQVLSGVGGTVPTNASGNHNSGSNRTGSLNCSSRRSTSNRCTKCSNRCTRRSQSCHIGSGRTSPISTGRTSSPKRSTSSRSSSASSSTSPIAIGAIRNSVGGSKSSKGGKKHGQRNSVGSFGDSRSNYSCCRRRKNSDDRSRRSIKGVISNHARLSGTDSDGTFGNSHSQNSGGYDRSDSNNRRNTLRSGGGEQRGNSCISSDSGSKSCHGSSKCRQRSTAHGIPSGNNPCDAGGCTRYNVFTRSSSSTSSNSGRADGIGGGGGSGGLSGSSSRWGYNSGGGRRRSKKSVRRGKQGGTGSSTSGVGSKTRIGGTDSEPDSGGGAKSSRSVRNGGRWSDSGSVFESNAGKRHSGRQLSGHANRRSSKRPAETVGSPRGVDGSTAGILERGPVGGADSAGSSACSGNSSGGSFVGNNNAKCTQPGSVGRFNPGGGRSGDSGGIGGKCGRVERCL; from the exons aTGCCTACTGGGGGATTTCAGAGTGAgatgggctgccagctgaatcAGGTCCTGAGCGGTgtggggggtacggtgcctacCAACGCATCTGGCAA CCACAACAGCGGCAGCAACCGCACTGGCAGCCTCAACTGCAGCAGCCGCCGGAGCACCAGCAACCGCTGTACAAAATGCAGTAACCGCTGCACAAGACGCAGCCAGAGCTGCCACATTGGTAGCGGCAGGACAAGCCCCATTAGCACTGGGCGTACAAGCAGCCCAAAACGCAGCACAAGCAGCAGAAGCAGTAGCGCAAGCAGCAGTACAAGCCCAATTGCCATCGGCGCCATCAGAAACAGCGTTGGCGGCAGTAAAAGTAGCAAAGGCGGCAAGAAACATGGCCAACGCAACAGTGTTGGCAGCTTCGGGGACTCGCGGAGCAATTACAGCTGTTGCAGACGCCGCAAAAACAGTGACGACAGAAGCAGAAGGAGCATTAAAGGCGTTATCAGCAACCACGCAAGACTCAGCGGCACTGACAGCGACGGCACGTTCGGCAATAGTCATAGCCAAAACAGTGGCGGATATGACCGCAGCGACAGCAATAACCGCAGAAACACTCTCCGAAGCGGCGGCGGTGAACAACGCGGCAACAGTTGCATCAGCAGCGACAGCGGGAGCAAGAGCTGCCACGGCAGCAGCAAATGCCGCCAACGCAGTACTGCCCACGGCATCCCCAGCGGCAACAACCCCTGTGACGCTGGCGGCTGCACCCGGTACAACGTCTTCAcaaggagcagcagcagcacgtCAAGCAACAGTGGCAGGGCTGACGGCatcggcggcggcggcggcagcGGCGGCctcagcggcagcagcagccgcTG GGGCTACAACAGTGGAGGTGGCCGCCGACGCAGCAAGAAAAGCGTCCGACGCGGCAAACAAGGCGGCACTGGCAGCAGTACAAGCGGCGTTGGTAGCAAAACCAGAATCGGCGGCACTGATAGCGAGCCAGATAGCGGCGGCGGCGCTAAAAGCAGCAGGAGCGTCAGGAACGGCGGCAGATGGAGCGACTCTGGCAGCGTCTTCGAATCCAACGCCGGCAAACGTCACAGTGGCCGCCAACTCAGTGGTCACGCAAACAGGAGAAGCAGTAAGAGACCTGCAGAAACTGTTGGCAGTCCCCGAGGGGTTGACGGCAGCACAGCAGGCATCCTTGAAAGGGGCCCAGTCGGTGGCGCAGATAGCGCAGGCAGCAGCGCGTGCAGCGGCAACAGCAGTGGGGGCAGCTTCGTCGGCAACAACAACGCCAAATGCACCCAACCTGGCAGCGTTGGGCGCTTCAACCCAGGTGGCGGCAGAAGCGGCGACAGCGGCGGCATCGGCGGCAAGTGCGGCCGTGTCGAACGCTGCCTTTAA